TATTTATACCTCCAGCTAATCCACAACCTTTGGGCGCAGTTTACCTGCACCTCTGCCAACATGCACCACCTTTTACAGCTCAGCTCACACGTTAAGCATGCTGTGAATTTTATAGCAATTTATTGGCTAAATCTTCATTTTGTGTTTCGTTTGTTTGCTTGCAGAAGTAAACGGACAGAGAGTGGAAATGGATGATGGAAAGTCCGGCTATGTTGGCTCAAAGGTGGACCTTCGCTGCCGGTTCGTCAACAGTAACCCACCTGTTAAAATCTCCCAGGTATACGTCGACAGTGTTGGATTAACGCAGTCAAACACATGTTAAAATTAAACGCCTCACAAACAGTGTCACGGATTTTCTCTTAAAGTCGCATGAAACATATTAAATTAAtgagaacatttaaataatgtgtTCAGATAATGGACGGAGAACATTCAAAGTACCAACAGGTAGTGaattaaataatgtaataaacaCAGATTACAATGGCTTTTGCTCTGCACCACTGAAATACaattgtagttgtttttttctttctaaggGTTCTGTCCAGTTAATACCCGCatctaaacacaaaaacactgaatgagaaacaaacatttcaataattATTCAATTCAGGTAACAGACAGCAAAACCATGAGtcctttttagaaaaaaaataaataaataaaaacaataatttattacTTACTTTTGTCAAAGAGTTTTTTGAAATTTCTGCTTGACTCTATTCAATTTTTGTCTCAATTTCTCAAGGTAACGTGGCAGAAACTGGCGAACGGCTCCAAGCAGAATGTGGCGATAGCAAATCCATCGCTGGGTGTGTCTGTGGCCCCTCCTTACAGGGACCGCGTTACCTTCAAGAACGCAGCAGTCAGACGGCGAACTCCAACGTTGGAGGACACGACCATCATCTTTTCTTCACTCCGCCTTTCTGATGAGGCCACTTACATCTGTGAATACACGACGTTCCCTGCAGGGAACCGGGAGAACACCGTAAACCTCACCGTCTTCGGTGAGCGCATGACCGAGTGACCTTTCAGTGTCTGAAGTGTATAAAACACTATTATTTTGAAGggtaaaattttgtattttaatatttttggtgGATTCTCCAAGCATAAATAGTTATTATTGTATATAATCCTTGTATGCTCAACAACTTTTAAGCAAAAAGTTGTTGACTGACAGACACGTGTGCATCATCACTGAATATTAACATATTTCCATTTATATTTCTACAGTTCGCCCAACAACCCAGATGAGTTTGTCCACGCCTACACTTGTGGCTCGTTCATCAAACCTAAAAACTCCAGTGGCCACCTGCATCTCCGCCAACGGAAAGCCACCTGGAACAATTAGGTTTGTCTGTATTTGTGTTCAAATtaacctttctttttttgaaatgcGCAGTGTTTCACCAAAGTGTTCAGACTCctagaaccttttcacattttctaaaaaaaaaaaaactaactacaAACtccattttttgtcattgtgacagaccaacacaaagtactgtTTCCAAGTAGTGTCTTAAATGTGAAGCGGAAGggaaatgatacatggttttctaAAGCTTTTACTGCAGTTTTACTGTGATTTAAATGGCAAGTCTTTTGAGATTCGTCTGTCTTGTGTGCGGGAACAGGTGGGAGACGAGGGTGCCTGGAGAAGTGACCACCCGAGAGTACATCAACTCAGACGGGACGTTCACTGTTCAGAGCGACTACATTTTAGTCCCCAGCAGGGAAACCCACCGGGAGACACTGACCTGCGTCACCACCTACAATGAGGAGGTCTACACGGACAGTGTCACTCTTGATATCCAGTGTAAGTCATTCGTGAGAAGCACAAAGTATATAATTCTGTAAATCTTCACCAATTTGAATCCCAACTAACACTTTATGACTCCAAAAGATTAGACTAAGAATCATTGATTGACGTAATCGTAGCAAATTCTTCCTATTTGCATTCTCctggcactttttaaaattattatagtGATCACTTTGCTTTTCTAAGGGCCATTTTATCAAGctactttctgtgttttctcccaAGACCTGGTCTTACAcctaaggcaaaaaaaaaaaaaaaaaaaaaaaagccagaaaacCTGAATTGTAATGAGACTTTCTTTTCAACAATTTAGAAATAAGGCAACAGAGGCATTATGTCAATGAGCAACACAGGTGGAATTCAAATTCCCATTTCTTTTGGAAAACAGCTAAGCAGTTGGAAAATAAATGATCCACTATTAGCTATCAAATCAGATAATATTGTGGTTACTGACAAACTTTACGTGGTAGATCTTTTTAACCAGTATTTCAAAAAGTCTGGACATTTTGACGTATTTGCAAGCATCGTTTAATGCTGAACTCAATATCATGTCTGATTTACCTGTTGAATCTCAAATGTCAAAGAGGTCAAAGTTGAATTGCTTTCTTTGGATCCTAAAAAGCCAGCTGGAGCAGATGGTCtagctctttttttaaaaaactgcagctttaacctgtctattttatttatacttaaCATTTTGCCTGGTGAAATAAAGGCTAACCTAACTGATATTGCTTCCTCTTCTCTAGATGAGCCCAATGTAATGATTGATGGTTTTGATGGGAACTGGTATCTGAACAGAGAGAACGTCCAGTTGAGCTGCCAAGCCGACGCCAATCCAGTCGTCTCGCTGTACCAGTGGAGACTGTAAGAGTTCACTTacacagatttagtttttttctttgaacaaTCACATTTGTTTCTTTACCAGATTAATGCCAGGATAGATTTACCTGACACATAGCAGACATAGTTATGCGATGGACGAAAACATTGTGGTGTATAAGTTCAACTTTTCAGAATACTCATGGGTTATTATGGGGaagcttatttattttctcagcatcagtaaaatcaaaataacCTCAACTAATATATCCCGCAACTTAATTCGGTCATCATGTTGTTGATTAGTTGGACAGGTGGAGGAATctccttatttaaaaaaaacacaatatccaAAATTATGGTTTTGAGCcttcctgcatgtttttgccttttaatAAAATTTCCAATAGCCGGTTATAATTTTCTTGATTAAGTCATGTTGGAGATAAATAGAAATTTGAATTTGCAGGAGGCTTTGGGTCAGAtcatttccttatttatttgAACTAACACTTTTAAATACTACTCTAAATTGAAACTAAAGGCAACATTGACTATCTAAAGACCAGCTTTTACGCTTACCTTGCACCTTTTGATATGTTTTTTGCGACTGCAGGGTTAACAGCTCCATCCCGAGCAATGTCGAAATCCGAGACAACGTCCTCCTGTTTAAAGGGCCCGTCACATACGAGGTCCAAGGAACATACGTGTGTGACGCCACCAACAGTATCGGGACCAGCTCTGCCTTTGTCGAAGTCAGCGTTTTAGGTAAGGTAGCTAGAGTACGTCTCTTATTCAGTTGATTTATTACTTTTAGGTCCTTCAAAAACTATGATATGTTTAAATGTACAAATtcactggcaaaaaaaaaaagaaagaacaaagcaCTTGAAGAAGCTTCAGAGGTACACTGTTTTGAGTTCGCATGAGGCCGGGTGTAAAGATTTTACACTGACTTAGTGGATATGCGTATTTTAATATTaagtagaaacatttttatttaaatttttgaatTATCAATAGGGCTCTTATTTTCTAATAGCTATTGGAAAACTTTTACTTGTGTATTTGCTGTTCTTGCAGAAAAGCCTCTGCCGCAGATTGCAACAGGAGACGTCATCAGTGTGATCGCCTTATTACTGGCTGCTGGCGTCCTGATGGGCATTACTATCACAGTCCTGGTGCTCAAAATAAGAACTAGAAAAGACAGCTCCTCGTATGTGAACGCAATCTCAGATTGttgcattttagttttttctcaaGGTGATTCCCATtaattttgacatgttttgctttctctctctAATGCTTTTTGATCAGAGGTGACTCACCATCCAGAAAACTGTCTCAACCCATCAGAAAAAGACCAGATGATTTTCAGGTAACCCGTATGTTGTGCTTGAAATTTTCAAATCTCAGGGCTTTGAATCAGTCTACAGTATTATAACCATACTGTAATGttacttttttatgttgctttatGAGGACAAAAAGGTTAAACAACACTAAACTCAAATGTTACTAAAACTTCCATTACTGAAAGCCATTTTGGACATTAATCAAGCTCTTTACAGAGGCACCTATTGTGTATTAATCCTTTATgtcctaaatttaaaatctccaCCTGGAtattgtttgcttattttaattgtacacagttctttaaatgtcctgtgagtaaatatatattgCCAATTTATACATAagaactggaactttcaatatttaccaagttattttcacaatttgcCGTCTACTAAGAGTTCCCCCTGATATATTAAAACTCACTCCCTATTACAGTGGGGGTGAAATTACCATAATGACCCAATATTGTCCAgaaagcgcaacgtctcccctCTCAGAAATCATTGGAATATTTCAGATAGCGCAAAGTGTGGCGGAATTGCGGTGCTGAAAATTTGACTAGATCATCACCGCTCAGTTTAGGACTTATAGGGTTAAACACCGCTTACTTAACACCACTTCGTTCGTAACATCTTGTGGACTATTGTTATGAAGTTGCCTTAAACAAACA
This region of Xiphophorus hellerii strain 12219 chromosome 11, Xiphophorus_hellerii-4.1, whole genome shotgun sequence genomic DNA includes:
- the nectin1a gene encoding nectin 1a, whose protein sequence is MEQAGLWIFFVTTCVISEVNGQRVEMDDGKSGYVGSKVDLRCRFVNSNPPVKISQVTWQKLANGSKQNVAIANPSLGVSVAPPYRDRVTFKNAAVRRRTPTLEDTTIIFSSLRLSDEATYICEYTTFPAGNRENTVNLTVFVRPTTQMSLSTPTLVARSSNLKTPVATCISANGKPPGTIRWETRVPGEVTTREYINSDGTFTVQSDYILVPSRETHRETLTCVTTYNEEVYTDSVTLDIQYEPNVMIDGFDGNWYLNRENVQLSCQADANPVVSLYQWRLVNSSIPSNVEIRDNVLLFKGPVTYEVQGTYVCDATNSIGTSSAFVEVSVLEKPLPQIATGDVISVIALLLAAGVLMGITITVLVLKIRTRKDSSSGDSPSRKLSQPIRKRPDDFQHAGRFYEELPNTADYVSYRLACNKEDYPEPYSPPINPPLSFLPQQPYHPSQTMPVLGTSSASTPSKNTFAPQTHTTAIFKYPSVPGLSSPPPGVGPYTFPKEQYV